A region of Paenibacillus sp. JNUCC-31 DNA encodes the following proteins:
- a CDS encoding S9 family peptidase has protein sequence MNRRPILPEDLYHYRWVSQPVINVDGQVAYVEQTIDKQKNEYQTQIRGVSLDGSGDKPLTDGLKDSSPAWSPDGTQLAFLRLESGGKGLWTISPNDTTVVNRISPERKLSQFVWSPDGKYIAFTSKVVRGKEEAKADEASKTGESSKVSPLRGKVFERTTPKAEGSGWWDGLYSHLFVYEIGNGTITQVTSGHWNVTAPVWSPDSLSISFISKQGQDEELDADLLYFADVHTVRLQSGKICKVTDSTLLVSQFAYSPDGQHLILIASDREYGSGSHNRLYEVPLSGGIPKQLASEIDMQLGNAALGDMKAASPSPSPLMDHRLAKRTAYVLGTHGGSVDVYRITENGHCQSVTGNGEKDVYQYTLSPDGKTLVIGALTEDRPGELYRVDIDSGDMIRLTQRNDEFIAELQVNVPERVEFTSSDGWPIQGWLLKPVMNGPNLKVPMILQIHGGPHAMYTGTFSHEMQTLAAQGYAVLWVNPRGSMGYGQEFARACRGDFAGGDFRDLLEAVDHVLATTDFLDETRLGIGGGSYGGVMTNWIVAHTNRFKAAVTQRCISNWLSMYGTSDIGISYVEGVIGGNPAEHADLLWSRSPLAHAHKIETPLLIMHGEQDYRTPIGQAEELYTTLKRYGKTTKLIRYPGSNHSLLKSGKPSLRVDSFEQVNAWFNQYLKNGESGA, from the coding sequence TGTGATCAATGTGGATGGTCAGGTGGCGTACGTTGAACAGACCATTGATAAGCAGAAAAATGAGTATCAGACGCAAATTCGGGGCGTTTCTCTGGACGGTAGTGGGGACAAGCCCCTTACAGATGGATTAAAGGATTCTTCTCCTGCCTGGTCACCGGATGGAACCCAGCTCGCTTTTTTACGGTTGGAAAGTGGGGGTAAGGGGTTATGGACTATTTCACCAAATGATACAACTGTTGTAAATCGCATCTCACCTGAGCGTAAGCTATCGCAATTTGTCTGGTCTCCAGATGGAAAATATATTGCATTCACCAGCAAAGTTGTACGAGGGAAAGAAGAGGCGAAGGCTGACGAAGCGTCTAAGACAGGCGAATCATCTAAGGTAAGCCCCTTGAGGGGCAAGGTGTTTGAACGCACAACTCCCAAAGCGGAAGGCTCTGGTTGGTGGGATGGTCTTTATAGCCATTTGTTTGTATATGAGATCGGAAATGGAACCATTACTCAGGTTACGTCCGGACATTGGAATGTTACTGCCCCAGTCTGGTCACCGGACAGTCTGTCCATATCTTTTATTTCAAAGCAAGGGCAGGATGAGGAACTGGACGCTGATCTGTTGTATTTTGCAGATGTACATACCGTGCGGTTGCAAAGCGGCAAGATATGCAAAGTAACAGATTCCACCCTGCTGGTGAGCCAATTCGCGTATTCACCCGACGGACAGCACCTGATCCTGATCGCCAGTGACCGTGAGTATGGCAGTGGGAGTCATAACAGATTATATGAAGTGCCGCTTAGTGGAGGTATTCCAAAGCAGCTTGCATCCGAGATCGATATGCAGTTAGGAAACGCAGCTCTTGGAGACATGAAAGCGGCAAGCCCATCTCCGTCGCCTCTGATGGATCACCGTCTTGCGAAACGTACGGCGTACGTATTGGGGACTCATGGCGGAAGTGTGGATGTGTATCGAATCACCGAGAATGGTCATTGCCAATCAGTGACGGGAAACGGCGAGAAGGATGTGTATCAATATACCCTGTCACCTGATGGTAAGACACTGGTCATTGGCGCATTGACTGAGGATCGTCCCGGGGAACTGTACCGTGTGGATATCGACAGTGGGGATATGATCAGACTGACACAGCGAAACGATGAATTCATCGCAGAACTGCAAGTAAATGTACCTGAACGTGTTGAGTTTACATCATCGGACGGATGGCCGATTCAAGGCTGGTTACTGAAGCCGGTTATGAATGGACCGAACCTGAAAGTACCGATGATTTTACAGATTCATGGTGGGCCTCATGCGATGTATACAGGCACTTTCAGCCACGAAATGCAGACACTTGCTGCACAGGGGTATGCTGTTCTATGGGTAAACCCCCGTGGAAGTATGGGATACGGGCAGGAATTTGCCAGAGCTTGCCGGGGTGATTTTGCCGGGGGAGACTTCCGGGACTTGCTGGAGGCGGTGGATCATGTACTGGCTACAACCGATTTCCTGGATGAAACACGTCTTGGCATAGGTGGTGGCAGTTATGGAGGTGTCATGACCAACTGGATCGTGGCTCATACCAACCGATTCAAAGCGGCGGTAACCCAGCGGTGCATATCCAATTGGTTATCCATGTATGGAACCAGCGATATTGGAATCTCTTATGTGGAGGGAGTTATTGGTGGCAATCCGGCTGAACATGCTGACTTATTGTGGTCCCGTTCACCCCTTGCTCACGCGCACAAGATTGAAACGCCATTACTGATCATGCATGGAGAGCAAGACTATCGTACACCGATCGGACAGGCGGAGGAGTTATATACCACTTTGAAACGATATGGAAAAACGACCAAACTGATTCGATATCCTGGCTCTAATCACTCTCTGCTCAAAAGCGGGAAACCTTCGCTGCGCGTGGATAGCTTTGAACAGGTAAATGCATGGTTTAATCAATACCTCAAAAATGGAGAGAGCGGAGCATGA
- a CDS encoding pentapeptide repeat-containing protein, with protein MYQYKDQEYEAVHFEGRDLRYGELISCVFKQCTFMNASMEEIETSNCRFIECDFKGASMNGSIHRESAFENCLFGGANLFASKFSSCKMTGSDFSGAQMDGITLSQGDWSYTNLRHTRLGKQDLRGIRFFEADFTDTDFTKADLRDCDLTRAILSRAKLQGADLRGANLEGIDLKSLDIKGVRLDREQSVLFVRSYGAKVD; from the coding sequence GTGTATCAATATAAGGATCAGGAATATGAGGCTGTACATTTTGAAGGACGTGATTTGCGTTATGGAGAACTGATCAGTTGTGTTTTCAAACAATGTACCTTTATGAACGCTTCCATGGAAGAAATCGAGACAAGCAACTGCCGTTTTATCGAATGTGACTTTAAAGGTGCATCCATGAATGGCTCTATTCATAGAGAATCGGCTTTTGAGAATTGTTTATTTGGTGGTGCTAATCTCTTCGCTTCCAAATTCAGTTCCTGCAAGATGACTGGGTCGGACTTCTCCGGTGCGCAAATGGATGGAATTACACTAAGTCAAGGCGATTGGTCTTATACGAATCTGAGACATACCCGATTGGGCAAACAGGATTTACGAGGAATTCGTTTCTTTGAAGCCGATTTTACGGATACGGATTTTACCAAAGCGGATTTGAGAGACTGTGATCTCACAAGAGCTATTTTAAGCAGAGCCAAGCTGCAAGGGGCTGATCTTAGAGGGGCTAACCTGGAAGGAATCGATCTGAAATCATTGGATATCAAAGGCGTACGTTTGGATCGCGAACAATCGGTTCTGTTTGTACGTTCTTATGGTGCGAAAGTGGATTAG
- a CDS encoding GNAT family N-acetyltransferase: MTNQKGGVLLEFITVYDMDLSEDWSMALQELLVASFPEVYPEDRLFFKQIPLCRILAFSPDHQLIGHIGLDYRVMNLNGKAVRVMGIIDLCVSTAHRSQGLGSLLLSEAEKRSQKNSDFVLLFADHEELYSKHGYKAVSNPCKWLKIDHETLTTIGIGCQKVEGLMIKEVGTLSWSEGELDFLGYLY; this comes from the coding sequence TTGACCAATCAAAAAGGAGGCGTTTTATTGGAATTTATTACAGTTTACGATATGGATCTGAGCGAAGATTGGTCCATGGCGCTTCAAGAATTGCTTGTTGCCAGTTTTCCAGAGGTATATCCCGAAGACAGATTGTTTTTCAAACAAATCCCATTGTGCAGAATATTGGCGTTCAGCCCGGATCATCAATTGATAGGGCATATAGGATTAGACTATAGAGTGATGAATTTAAATGGAAAAGCAGTACGAGTAATGGGCATCATCGATTTATGTGTCTCTACTGCACATCGCTCACAAGGACTCGGTTCCCTGCTGCTTTCTGAAGCGGAAAAACGATCTCAAAAGAATAGTGATTTTGTACTTTTATTTGCGGATCATGAGGAATTGTATAGCAAACATGGATACAAAGCGGTAAGCAATCCATGTAAATGGCTAAAAATTGACCATGAAACTTTAACAACCATCGGAATTGGATGCCAAAAGGTTGAGGGATTAATGATTAAAGAAGTTGGAACCTTGTCATGGAGTGAGGGAGAACTCGATTTCCTGGGCTATTTATACTGA
- a CDS encoding Lsa family ABC-F type ribosomal protection protein translates to MSLINVTNLTFAYDGSYDNIFENVSFQLDSDWKLGFTGRNGRGKTTFLNLLLGKYEYSGNISANVSFEYFPFQVENKEAMTLDVIEEIYPEYLHWQLVRELNLLKISEDVLYRPFDSLSNGEQTKVMLAALFLKDNRFLLIDEPTNHLDIHARKLVSNYLRSKSGFILVSHDRSFLDNSVDHILSINKNNIEIQKGNFSAWWENKQRQDQFELASNEKLIKDIKRLSDSAKRTGGWSHEVEKTKNGTRNSGSKVDKGYIGHKAAKMMKRSKNIEQRQQSAIQEKSKLLKNIENAERLQIHQLDFHKKELVELEHVSIAYGSNTVCEDISFTVEKGDRIALYGKNGSGKSSILKLICGENIPHTGHFRKDPQLKISYVSQDTSHLGGQLSDYAVTQGIDESLFKSILRKLDFSRLQLEKDISTFSAGQKKKVLIAKSLSEQAHLHIWDEPLNFVDVISRMQIEELLLEYSPTLLFVEHDSEFCANIATRIIEL, encoded by the coding sequence ATGTCTTTAATCAATGTTACAAACCTGACTTTTGCCTATGATGGCAGTTACGATAACATATTTGAAAATGTGAGTTTTCAGTTGGACTCCGATTGGAAATTGGGTTTTACCGGAAGGAACGGCAGAGGCAAAACAACATTCCTCAATCTGTTGCTCGGTAAATATGAATACAGTGGAAATATCTCTGCGAATGTTAGCTTTGAATACTTTCCCTTTCAGGTGGAGAATAAAGAAGCTATGACTCTCGACGTTATTGAAGAGATTTATCCTGAATATCTGCACTGGCAGCTGGTCCGGGAGCTTAACCTGTTAAAGATTTCGGAAGACGTTCTGTATCGACCTTTCGATTCTTTATCCAATGGAGAACAAACGAAGGTCATGCTGGCTGCTTTGTTCCTGAAGGATAATCGATTTCTGCTTATTGATGAGCCTACCAATCATCTCGACATTCATGCCAGAAAACTCGTCAGTAATTATCTGCGCAGCAAAAGTGGATTTATTTTGGTATCTCATGATCGATCCTTTTTGGATAACAGCGTAGACCACATCCTGTCCATCAATAAAAATAACATCGAGATTCAGAAAGGGAATTTCTCCGCTTGGTGGGAAAACAAACAAAGGCAAGATCAGTTTGAGCTTGCCAGTAATGAGAAATTAATAAAGGACATCAAGCGTCTATCTGACTCGGCCAAACGGACGGGGGGATGGTCGCATGAAGTCGAAAAAACAAAAAATGGCACGAGAAATTCCGGTTCAAAGGTAGATAAAGGCTATATTGGACACAAGGCTGCAAAAATGATGAAACGTTCCAAAAATATAGAGCAGAGACAGCAATCCGCCATCCAAGAAAAGTCCAAATTGCTCAAAAATATTGAAAATGCAGAACGCTTGCAGATTCATCAACTGGATTTTCACAAAAAGGAACTTGTCGAATTGGAACATGTATCGATTGCATACGGATCCAATACGGTGTGTGAGGATATCAGTTTCACAGTTGAAAAAGGGGATCGTATCGCGCTTTACGGTAAAAACGGATCTGGAAAATCAAGCATCCTTAAATTGATTTGTGGTGAAAATATCCCACATACAGGTCATTTTCGAAAGGATCCTCAGCTTAAAATCTCGTATGTCTCACAGGACACGTCTCATCTCGGAGGACAGTTATCGGATTATGCTGTTACGCAGGGAATCGATGAAAGCTTGTTTAAATCGATCCTAAGAAAGCTGGATTTTTCCAGGCTGCAATTGGAGAAAGATATCTCGACGTTTAGCGCTGGCCAAAAAAAGAAAGTGCTGATTGCCAAAAGCCTGAGTGAGCAAGCTCATTTGCACATTTGGGATGAACCACTCAACTTTGTAGATGTCATTTCTCGCATGCAAATCGAAGAGTTGCTGCTGGAGTATTCTCCAACCCTTCTTTTTGTTGAACATGACAGTGAATTTTGCGCAAATATCGCAACGAGGATTATCGAGCTATAA
- a CDS encoding TetR/AcrR family transcriptional regulator: MKKEMTSMKQTRLHSILDEATKLLIEKPNASMNDIADSARIGIATLHRYVESREQLMVHLGLRAIEVVSEAMQNIHLDEENCESYIPELIEVLIPLGDKIYFLTHDATVLYNPEIEGADLKLREPILQAVGLLQQKGYFRQNVDKNWIVDVLYSILFLTWQQVISGHIARKSAASLVVDTFYHGFRAK, encoded by the coding sequence TTGAAAAAAGAAATGACATCGATGAAGCAAACAAGACTTCACTCCATTTTGGACGAAGCGACCAAATTGCTGATTGAAAAGCCGAATGCTTCCATGAATGACATTGCTGATTCAGCAAGAATCGGGATCGCGACACTGCACCGATACGTGGAGAGTCGTGAACAATTAATGGTTCATCTGGGCTTGCGTGCGATTGAGGTCGTAAGTGAGGCCATGCAAAATATTCATCTGGATGAAGAAAACTGTGAATCGTATATTCCCGAGCTGATTGAAGTGCTTATTCCGTTAGGAGATAAAATCTATTTCCTTACCCATGATGCAACCGTTCTTTATAATCCTGAGATTGAAGGAGCAGATTTGAAACTGAGAGAGCCCATTCTGCAGGCCGTCGGTTTGTTGCAGCAAAAGGGATATTTCCGTCAAAATGTGGACAAGAATTGGATTGTAGATGTATTGTATTCGATTTTGTTCCTGACCTGGCAGCAGGTTATAAGTGGTCATATTGCTCGTAAATCGGCAGCTTCATTGGTTGTGGATACATTCTATCATGGCTTCAGAGCCAAATAA
- a CDS encoding glycosyltransferase family 2 protein, which yields MLYTIIVPVNQDYNILNLFTDSLLRTVSPSTQIIFINDGSGSAVFQHLDRLKQEVREGVTIEILQHDFPLGCAVSINSALSLAKGEYIFFLDSDTILQPDWQPMMKETLDSDITIGMIGGVLLYPQTGGVQHCGIAFADTIGRHLFLNASPEDIPKDTFSVQLVVFAMFGMKREVYETIGNLDEKFFNGYEDFDYQMRARAAGYDTVINPNIQAYHWERSSGIHRNFNRKNNLARFWKKWGGEIEADVWPFVFSHLKGQLDRQSEYEHLPIIGIDLAEVRSDADTFWTKLEEAGIAPVAEVRDYSNRFNSNGAIWLPQVLGKELIHSENRLLFLVDNFARLLENRYWIEMRHAHRAKDLIIDLYGNVITMDRIYDGCWPGTKVR from the coding sequence ATGCTTTACACCATTATTGTGCCAGTCAACCAGGACTATAACATTTTGAACCTGTTCACTGATTCGCTGCTCCGGACGGTAAGTCCATCCACTCAGATTATTTTTATCAACGACGGTTCCGGCTCAGCAGTCTTTCAACATCTGGATAGATTGAAGCAAGAAGTAAGAGAAGGTGTGACCATCGAGATTCTTCAGCATGATTTTCCACTCGGTTGCGCCGTATCGATCAATAGCGCACTAAGTCTTGCCAAAGGGGAATACATTTTCTTCCTGGATTCCGACACGATTCTCCAGCCGGACTGGCAACCGATGATGAAAGAGACACTGGACAGCGATATTACGATTGGCATGATCGGAGGGGTTCTGTTGTATCCGCAGACAGGAGGTGTGCAGCATTGCGGCATTGCTTTTGCGGACACCATCGGCCGGCACCTGTTCCTGAACGCATCGCCTGAAGATATCCCGAAGGACACCTTCTCCGTTCAACTGGTGGTATTCGCGATGTTCGGCATGAAGCGGGAAGTCTATGAGACCATTGGCAATCTGGATGAGAAGTTCTTTAACGGATATGAGGATTTTGATTATCAGATGCGGGCACGAGCGGCCGGATACGATACGGTCATTAACCCCAATATTCAGGCGTATCACTGGGAGCGGAGCAGTGGCATACACCGGAATTTCAACCGAAAAAACAATCTGGCACGTTTCTGGAAAAAATGGGGCGGGGAAATCGAGGCTGATGTTTGGCCATTTGTATTCAGTCATCTGAAGGGGCAGCTGGACCGCCAAAGTGAATACGAACATCTGCCGATCATCGGGATTGACCTTGCGGAAGTTCGCAGTGACGCCGATACGTTCTGGACCAAACTGGAGGAAGCGGGCATTGCACCTGTTGCTGAGGTACGTGACTATTCCAACCGTTTTAACTCTAATGGAGCCATCTGGTTGCCCCAGGTCTTGGGCAAAGAACTGATTCATAGCGAGAACCGTTTATTATTTCTGGTAGACAACTTCGCCCGTTTGCTGGAGAACCGCTACTGGATCGAAATGAGACATGCCCATCGGGCCAAAGATTTGATTATTGATCTGTATGGCAATGTCATTACCATGGATCGCATATATGATGGCTGCTGGCCTGGCACCAAAGTTCGATAA
- a CDS encoding aminotransferase class III-fold pyridoxal phosphate-dependent enzyme, which produces MNLKESTLDRAVRFTRNLEWLEQVEKVIPSGCSTLAKAPERLFPGYTPVCCAEARNSRFIDIDGNEWLDCEMAMGTAPWGHARHEVQLTVIHQLKKGTSYSIPADIELECAELILERFEGRYPSLRFTKSGADAVSGAVRLARAGSGKSKVIATAYHGWHDWSAYGYYGRETKERGIPVDIERTTIWVDKPSPERIEAQITSSPEDIACIVLCPNEWKREPLEKVVSLCRLLDIIVIFDEVTSGIRMGKQATAGEYDIWPDLLCISKGMANGMPLAAVMGPEHLMSLSGQVRFSNAHSSETTALAAAIACERLMKSAKVWPSWREATIRIMDLIEAELVLLGLTDQLALKGTYASFSIQSVSEDNFQTDPFREFIVKRMAHFGIFTKGYFIFSDAHTRDELLWVEEALLQTLSDWKEVLKQQHLSQ; this is translated from the coding sequence GTGAATTTAAAAGAGAGCACGCTGGATCGTGCCGTAAGATTTACCCGGAATCTGGAGTGGTTGGAACAGGTCGAAAAGGTCATTCCGAGTGGATGCAGTACGTTGGCTAAAGCACCTGAGCGATTGTTTCCGGGTTACACTCCCGTATGTTGCGCCGAAGCGCGCAATTCCCGTTTTATAGATATCGATGGAAATGAATGGCTGGACTGTGAGATGGCGATGGGTACGGCCCCATGGGGACATGCAAGGCATGAAGTTCAACTGACCGTCATCCATCAGCTGAAAAAAGGTACAAGTTATTCGATCCCTGCTGACATTGAACTTGAATGCGCTGAACTGATTTTGGAGCGATTTGAAGGCCGTTACCCCTCACTGCGATTCACCAAGAGCGGTGCCGATGCAGTCAGTGGAGCCGTACGTCTGGCTCGTGCGGGAAGCGGCAAAAGCAAGGTCATTGCAACTGCCTATCATGGATGGCATGACTGGTCTGCGTATGGTTACTACGGCCGCGAAACGAAAGAGCGAGGCATTCCGGTGGATATTGAGCGTACAACAATATGGGTGGACAAGCCTTCGCCTGAGCGTATTGAGGCCCAAATCACATCCTCTCCCGAGGATATCGCCTGCATTGTTCTGTGTCCGAATGAATGGAAACGTGAACCGTTGGAGAAAGTCGTATCCCTATGCCGTTTATTGGATATTATTGTCATCTTTGATGAAGTAACTTCGGGTATTCGAATGGGTAAGCAGGCTACAGCTGGAGAGTATGACATCTGGCCTGATCTGCTCTGTATCTCCAAAGGTATGGCGAATGGAATGCCCCTTGCAGCCGTGATGGGACCAGAACATTTGATGTCGCTATCAGGACAGGTAAGGTTCAGCAATGCTCATTCCAGTGAGACCACTGCACTCGCGGCAGCCATTGCATGTGAGCGATTGATGAAGAGCGCGAAAGTATGGCCAAGCTGGCGGGAGGCTACCATCCGGATTATGGATCTTATTGAAGCCGAACTTGTACTTCTTGGATTGACGGATCAGTTGGCGTTGAAGGGGACCTATGCGAGTTTCTCGATTCAATCTGTGTCGGAGGATAACTTTCAGACCGATCCATTCCGTGAGTTTATCGTTAAAAGAATGGCCCACTTCGGCATTTTCACCAAAGGATATTTTATTTTCTCAGATGCTCATACCCGGGATGAATTGCTATGGGTAGAGGAGGCTCTTTTGCAGACGCTATCGGATTGGAAAGAGGTATTGAAGCAGCAGCACCTTTCGCAATGA
- a CDS encoding zinc-dependent alcohol dehydrogenase, giving the protein MKAIVYQDLKQVTYQEIEEPTIQKPNQVKIKIYGSGICGTDLNIVKGKVPANKGTIIGHEGVGTVVEVGDEVRGFKIGDRVLVDPTQSCGTCSYCREGLFIYCENFDDYQVGMTTHGTFAEYYVGDEKYIYAIPDSMSWETAMMIEPLGCVLQTFMKAGTKPSDSVLVLGSGAIGSLCQLVSKRLARLTVGTEVDPFRKEFASEIADHVFYPQELTLDQVYEINNNKKFDIVVDAVGNQLHVGFDLIAKGGRIIPMGYDDSYEVTFKSTHVINDGISIIGAVANHSMISTALKFAQSIPELEQMVTSTELLSDYEQAFNGTIGYHLRTGEKLPMNSVKTALIL; this is encoded by the coding sequence ATGAAAGCAATCGTATATCAGGATCTCAAACAGGTGACTTATCAGGAGATTGAGGAGCCAACCATTCAAAAGCCAAACCAGGTGAAAATTAAAATCTATGGTTCAGGTATTTGCGGTACAGATCTGAATATTGTCAAAGGCAAAGTGCCTGCAAATAAAGGAACGATTATTGGTCATGAAGGTGTCGGCACCGTAGTTGAGGTGGGCGATGAAGTTCGTGGTTTCAAGATCGGTGATCGGGTATTGGTTGATCCCACGCAATCTTGCGGTACCTGCTCCTATTGCCGCGAAGGTCTGTTCATCTACTGCGAGAATTTTGATGACTATCAAGTAGGCATGACCACTCACGGAACCTTTGCCGAATATTACGTTGGGGACGAGAAGTATATCTATGCCATCCCGGACTCCATGAGCTGGGAAACGGCCATGATGATCGAACCACTGGGATGTGTTCTGCAGACATTCATGAAAGCAGGGACTAAGCCAAGTGACTCTGTACTGGTACTCGGTTCCGGTGCAATCGGTTCCCTGTGTCAGCTTGTGAGCAAACGATTGGCAAGACTTACTGTAGGCACGGAAGTTGATCCATTCCGCAAAGAGTTCGCTTCAGAGATCGCCGACCATGTTTTCTATCCTCAGGAACTGACGCTGGATCAGGTATACGAGATCAATAACAATAAGAAATTTGATATCGTGGTGGATGCTGTCGGGAACCAGCTTCATGTGGGATTTGATCTGATTGCCAAAGGCGGCAGAATCATTCCTATGGGCTATGACGACAGCTATGAAGTGACGTTCAAATCGACACACGTTATTAATGACGGAATTAGCATCATTGGTGCGGTGGCTAATCACTCGATGATCAGTACAGCATTGAAATTTGCACAAAGCATCCCGGAACTGGAGCAAATGGTGACATCCACGGAACTGCTGAGTGACTATGAACAGGCATTTAACGGAACGATTGGTTATCATCTGCGGACTGGGGAGAAACTGCCCATGAATTCGGTTAAAACCGCTTTGATCTTATAA
- a CDS encoding MFS transporter has protein sequence MKLLQDLPKNPRYSILLEPVWAIPGTIVLFYAPLYMKDAGLSDIEIGLINSVNLYFAFIFQLFAGSITNKLGRKRTTLIFDLVAWSIPMFIWAFSQNFWLFLIAYLLNATSKFVTVSFNCLIIEDVEEHKRSKVFAILNMIITGAGVLTPIAGVVIADFGIGPTLASIYFIGGILMTAMFFIRNRYTDETEVGKELMGMHSQTRVMHSLASSLRLFGRSFYKRRLFPIILITVLSNLILQLNFFQVIFFKEQLKFDDRVISFIPVVTAVTVMLLYLVIIPRLKRRSEEKYVGFSIILSTAGAVLFLLIPVGNIAMLFLTLIVLAAGNFILQTYRDSLLMNRLGTHEKADMFSAVQTVMTLTAIPSGYLTGLLYHYNPMLLFSVILVLYLLLMIIMLFLPDPQKHSQVIESYKNM, from the coding sequence TTGAAGCTGCTTCAAGATTTGCCGAAAAATCCGCGGTACTCCATTTTACTCGAGCCGGTATGGGCCATTCCAGGAACAATCGTTCTCTTCTATGCTCCCTTATATATGAAGGACGCTGGACTTTCGGATATTGAAATTGGTTTGATCAATTCAGTAAATCTTTACTTTGCCTTTATATTTCAATTGTTTGCAGGCTCCATCACGAATAAGTTGGGGCGTAAGCGAACAACACTGATTTTTGATTTGGTTGCATGGAGTATTCCCATGTTTATCTGGGCTTTTTCCCAAAATTTCTGGTTGTTTCTGATCGCTTACTTACTAAATGCCACTTCCAAATTTGTGACGGTTTCCTTCAACTGTCTAATCATCGAGGATGTTGAGGAACACAAACGATCCAAGGTCTTCGCAATCCTCAACATGATCATTACAGGTGCTGGGGTCCTGACACCTATTGCAGGAGTAGTCATTGCAGACTTTGGTATTGGGCCTACACTCGCCAGTATCTATTTTATCGGGGGAATTCTGATGACCGCCATGTTCTTCATTCGGAATCGGTACACGGATGAGACAGAGGTCGGGAAAGAACTTATGGGAATGCATAGTCAGACTCGCGTGATGCATAGCCTCGCTTCCAGTTTGCGCTTATTCGGCAGATCGTTCTACAAACGGAGACTATTTCCGATTATTTTGATTACGGTGTTGTCCAATCTGATCCTGCAATTGAATTTTTTTCAGGTGATTTTTTTCAAGGAACAGTTAAAGTTTGATGATCGTGTTATCTCGTTTATTCCGGTAGTGACCGCGGTAACCGTCATGCTGCTGTACCTCGTAATCATCCCGCGTCTGAAACGACGCTCGGAAGAGAAGTATGTCGGTTTTTCCATTATACTCAGCACAGCCGGGGCAGTACTGTTTCTTCTGATTCCAGTGGGAAACATAGCGATGCTCTTTCTGACTCTGATCGTGCTCGCGGCAGGCAATTTTATCTTGCAAACGTACCGGGACTCGCTGCTTATGAACCGATTGGGCACGCACGAAAAAGCCGATATGTTCTCGGCAGTACAGACCGTCATGACACTAACAGCTATCCCATCAGGTTATCTGACGGGTCTGCTCTATCACTATAATCCAATGCTATTATTTAGTGTCATTCTTGTACTTTACCTCCTGCTTATGATCATTATGTTATTCCTGCCTGATCCTCAGAAACACTCCCAAGTCATCGAATCCTACAAAAATATGTAG
- a CDS encoding DUF1349 domain-containing protein, translating to MTNILATENRNQLNWINEPDTWSYTDQGGLIVEAQADTDFFHDPAGKHIRSTAPFFSMPVPNDFEMTTQLTVDMKNQYDSGCLMVMADERNWCKLCFEYDGKAATIVSVVTKEGSSDDCNSIEVSVANPYLRIRKVEDCISFFYSSDGDEWKLIRYFGMPIQGEIRAGVVGQSPAGTGCTCHFLSMNVTHPDLTARF from the coding sequence ATGACAAACATATTGGCAACAGAAAACAGAAACCAACTGAATTGGATCAATGAGCCGGATACCTGGTCTTATACCGATCAGGGAGGGCTGATTGTGGAAGCACAGGCAGATACAGACTTTTTCCATGATCCAGCGGGTAAACATATCCGTTCAACCGCACCATTTTTTTCGATGCCTGTACCTAACGATTTCGAAATGACGACGCAATTAACCGTGGACATGAAAAACCAATATGATTCCGGATGTTTGATGGTCATGGCGGATGAACGCAACTGGTGCAAACTGTGTTTTGAGTACGATGGAAAAGCAGCTACCATTGTGTCGGTGGTAACCAAAGAAGGCTCCTCCGACGATTGCAATTCTATCGAAGTTTCTGTAGCCAATCCCTATCTGCGCATACGCAAAGTGGAAGACTGCATTTCATTTTTTTATTCATCCGACGGGGATGAGTGGAAACTAATTCGGTATTTCGGCATGCCGATTCAGGGGGAGATTCGGGCTGGAGTAGTTGGACAGTCACCGGCAGGAACAGGATGTACCTGTCACTTTTTATCTATGAATGTGACCCATCCGGACTTGACTGCACGTTTCTAA